TTCGCGCCGACCTCTATTACGCTCTGGCGGTGGCCGAAATTGCGGTGCCGCCCCTGCGCGCGCGGCGCGGCGATATCGCCATGCTGGCCCAGCACATGCTGGCCGAGCTGGCGGCCCGTCATGGCAAGCTGGTGCATGGTTTTGACGGGCCCGCGCTGGAATTTCTGGAAAGTTACGACTGGCCCGGCAATCTGCGCGAATTGTCGAACGAGATCACCCGGATGCTGATCCTTGCGCAAGACAGCGTTCTGGGCGCCGATCTGATCTCTCGCCCGATCCTGCAGGGTCCGCCGGGTGAGGATGGCGCCGGCCGTCTGACCCAGGCGGTGCTTGCCGGCGCCGGCAGCCTGAAAGAGCGGGTCGAACTGATCGAAATGCGTATCCTGCGCGAGACGCTGACCCGCCATCGCTGGAACAAAAGCCGCGCGGCGGCCGAGCTGGGTGTGTCGCGGGTGGGCCTGCGCGCCAAGCTGGACCGCTATGGCGTCAAGGACCCGGCCGAGCGTCAGGCCACCCCGGAAGAGGAGGAATAGCCATGTGTCTGGGAATTCCCGGTCGCATCATCGCCATGACCGATCCCGCGCGGATGATGGCCATGGCCGAGGTCTCGGGCGTGCGCCGCGAGGTCAATATCGCCTGCGTGGCCGAGGGGCCGCCCGAGGGGCTGATCGGCCGCTGGGTGCTGATCCATGTCGGTTTCGCCATGAGCCTGATCGACGAGGACGAGGCGGCGCGCACGCTGGCCGCGCTGCAGGAACTGGGCGAGGCGCAGGAGGCGCTTGAACAGATGGCCGAAGCCGACCGGGAGATGGCACGATGAAATTCGCTTCGGAATTCCGCGATCCCAAGGCGGCGCGCGCACTGCTGGCCGCGATTGCCCGCCGCGCCGAGCAGATCGGCGCCAGCCGCGAAAAGCCGGTGCATATCATGGAGATCTGCGGCGGCCACACCCATTCGATCTTTCGCTATGGTCTGGACAAGCTGGTGCATGAAGGCGTGGAATTCATCCACGGCCCCGGCTGTCCGGTTTGCGTTCTGCCGCGTGCGCGGATCGACGAATCCATCCAGATTGCCAGGCGTCCGGGCGTCATCTTCACCACCTTTGGCGATGCGATGCGGGTGCCGGGCCGGTCGCAATCGCTGTTGCAGGCGCGGGCGGCGGGGGCGGATATCCGCATGGTCTATTCGCCGCTGGATGCCCTGGCTCTGGCCCGGAAATACCCCGAACGCGACGTGGTGTTCTTTGGTCTGGGCTTCGAGACGACGACCCCTTCGACCGCGCTGGCCATCCAGCAGGCCGCGCGGGAGGGGTTGGGCAATTTCAGCGTCTTCTGCAACCATATCACCGTGCCCGAACCCATCCACGCCCTGCTGAAGGATCCGCATATGGTGCTGGACGGGTTCATCGGGCCGGGTCATGTCTCGATGGTCATCGGCGTGCATCCCTATGATTTCATTGCCCGGGACTTCCAGAAACCGCTTGTCGTCGCAGGGTTCGAGCCGACCGATCTTCTGCAATCGGTGCTGATGGTGCTGGACCAGATCGCCGAGGGGCGCGCCGAGGTCGAAAACCAATATGCCCGCGTGGTCCCCGAGGAGGGCAATCCGGTCAGTCTGGCCGCCATTGCCGATGTTTATGAACGGCGCCCCAGCTTTGAATGGCGCGGTCTGGGTGAGATCGACGCCAGCGGATTGCGCATCCGCCCGAAATACGCAGCCTTCGACGCCGAGGAAAAATTCGGCATCGGCTATGCGGTGGCGCGCAACCCGGCGCCGGAACCCGAGGGCTGCGCCTGTGGCGCGGTCATGACGGGGCGGCTCAAACCGACGGCCTGCCCGCATTTCGGCAAGGGCTGCACGCCGGACATGCCGCTGGGGGCGCTGATGGTCAGCTCGGAAGGGGCTTGCGCGGCCTATTGGCAATATGGCGGCGCGCGGGTCGCGGCGGAATAGGGGGCGGGCCAGACCATGAACGCAATTGCTTTCGGAGTGCTGCGCGACAGCCATGTGACCCTGTCGCATGGCGGTGGCGGCAAGGCGATGGCCGATCTGATCGAGACCGTCTTTTTTCCCGCCTTCGGCCCCGGTTCGGGCGAAGATCAGGCGCGGCTGACGGCGGATGCGCTGTGTGAACCCGGCGCGCGGCTGGCCTTGACCACCGACAGTTTCGTGGTCACGCCGCTGGAATTTCCCGGCGGCGATATCGGCAAGCTGGCGGTCTGCGGCGCGGTGAACGATCTGGCCGTCGGCGGGGCACGACCGCTGTGGCTGTCGGCGGCGTTCATTATCGAGGAAGGCTGCGAGATCGCGCTGTTGCAGCGCGTGGTCGCCTCGATGGCGCGTGAGGCGGCGCTGGCCGGGGTGCGGATCGTGACCGGCGACACCAAGGTCGTCGGGCGCGGATCGGCGGACGGGCTGTTCGTCACCACCTCGGGCGTCGGCGTGATCCCGGCGGGGCGCGATCTGGCTGCGGCGCGGATCAGGCCGGGCGATGTCGTGCTGGTCAATGGCGTGCTGGGCGATCATGGCGCGGCCATTCTGGCGGCGCGCGGCGATCTGGCGCTGTCGACGGATCTGGTCTCGGACTGTCAGGGGCTTGGGCATCTGATGGAGGCGGTGCTGGCCGTCGCCCCCGGCACCCGCGCCGCTCGCGATGCGACCCGCGGGGGGCTTGCCGCGGCGCTGAATGAAATGGCGCTGGCGGCAGGGTGCGGCATCGAGATCAGGGAAGAGGCGCTGCCCTTGCGCCCCGAGGTGCGCGGGGTCTGCGAAATTCTTGGCCTTGATCCGCTCTATCTTGCCAATGAGGGAACCCTGGTCCTGTTCGTGCCCGAGGCCGAGGCTGAGGCCGCGCTGACTGCGATGCGTTCCCGCCCCGAAGGGCAGGGCGCCGCAATCATCGGCCGCGCCGTCGCCGCATCCGAGGGGGGCGCCCATACGGCCCGTGTGCAGATGGTGACCTCCTTCGGCGGGTGCCGCATCGTCGACCGCCTCGTGGGCGAACAACTGCCGCGGATCTGCTGAAACGGACCCTTGCCGCCCTTGCGCGACCTCGGCAGCCCGGACGGGGTGCAGTGAGCCTGTTTCGTCATATTTGGCCGCTTTTGCACCGAGGAGAAAACCCTGCACCAACATAGGCGTAAAACCGTATGTCCTTTTTCGGCTGAACTGTGGCGGGTGGTCGCCCTGCATTGGCTGCTTTCAAAGAGAGCTACTCGATAGGCTCCGCCTCAAGCCAGGAGGATTAACCATGCAGGGGAATAGCGAACATTCCATCGGATTGAATGTTTCGAAGAATAACCACGTCATTGCAGTGGCCGAGGGTGGTCGGGGCGTGTATGGATGTATATGGACCTCGCCTGATTGCAACGGTCTGGTTGGCTCTGGTTCAGAACTCGCCATTGCGGACGTATATCCGGCTTCTGTGAACGGCCCGATCCTTCGTCGCCGCGAGCCCCGATGGATTTCCGCGCGCTTCCTCCTCAATGCCCCCGTGACATCGGCCTCCGCCGTGCCGGTCCACACATCAGGTTCTGGAAGCGATGGGAGCGACTCTTTCACCATCTCCAGCCATGTTGCTGCAATGTTCCGTTAGCCTCCGTCCCGTGACGATCGCGCAGCCGGTTCAGCCAGCCGCGGCGACTTGCGCCGGTCGATAGTCTTCGTCACCTGCAAGAAGCGACCACACGACCCGGGCGTTCTTGTTCGCCAAAGCGACAGCCACGATGTTCGGATGCCGCGGTTCCCGCATACGATCAATCCACTGGCTTCTGGGATCGGTCTTGCCATGGGCTTTGCCGAGAACGGCGCGCGCGCCGTGGATCATCAAAGTGCGCAGGTATCGATCACCCCGTTTGCTGATGCCGAACAGGCGAGACTTCCCGCCACTTGATCGCTGTTTCGGAACCAGTCCGAGCCAAGCGGCAAACTGACGCCCGTTCCTGAAGCAGCTCCGGTCGCCGACCGCCGCGACCAGTGCGGTTGCAGTGACCGGCCCGATGCCCTCGACTTGCCCGATACGCTGGCATGCCTTGTCGGTTCGGAAAACAGCGCGGATCCTGCGACTGCAGGACGCGATGCGCCGATCAAGTCTGGCCAGTTCCTCATGAATTTCCCGCGCGAGGTCGCGAATCAGGTGGCTGGTATCACGGGCAATCACGGCGCGTGACAATGGCGCATATGGGTTTCTTTGATCTTTCAGACCGCTACGCAAGCCTGGATGCCAAGCGTGACCCGCTGGTCGAGATCGATGCCATCGTGCCGTGGGAGGAGTTCAGGCCGACGCTTGAAGGTGTCTGGCGCACGCCTGAGGCGGCGCGCAAATCGCGGGCTGAGCGCAAGCCGATGGACGCGGTGGTGATGTCAAGACGCTGCTTCTGGGCGCCCTCTACAACCTGTCCGACGACCAGATCGAGTATCAGGTCCGCGACCGGCTGTCCTTCATGCGGTTCCTTGGTCTGGGGCTGGAGGACCGCGTACCCGATGCCAAGACCGTCTGGCTCTATCGCGAGGGGTTGGCGCAGGCGGGCATGGTCGAGGCGCTGTTTCAGCAGTTCGACGGCTATCTGGCGCGGCAGGGCTACATCGCGCGGGGCGGCCAGATCCTGGATGCCTCCATCGTGCCGGTGCCGAAGAACCACAACACGCGGGATGAAAACCGAGCGATCAAGGCCGACGAGGAGCCCGAGGGCTGGTCCGACAAGCCGGCCAAGCGATCGCAGAAGGACGTGGATGCCCGCTGGACCAAGAAGCACGGGAAATCCCACTACGGCTACAAGAACCATGTCAACGTGGACCGCCAGCACAAGCTGGTGCGGCGTTACCATGTCAGCGATGCGGCCCTGCATGACAGCCAGGCAGTGGATCATCTGCTGATGAAGGGCAACACCGGCGCAGGGGTCTGGGCTGATCCGGCGTATCGGTCCGCAGAGATGGAGGCGAGGCTCCGCGCATCCAGGCTGAAGAGCCACGTCCACCGCAAGGGCAAGCGGGGCAAGCCACTGACCGAACAAGGCATGGCCAGCAACCGGACGAAATCCACCGTGCGTGCCCGGGTCGAGCATGTCTTCGGCGCGCAGACCAACGACATGGGCGGCACGCTGGTGCGCACCATTGGCTTGATGAGGGCGAAGGCCAAGATCGGGATGAAGAACCTCGCCTACAACATGCGTCGCCTCGTCCAGCTGCGCAGTCTGAACCCCTGCCCGGCGTGATCCGGGCGTGGACGTCAGGCCGAGAGGGCCGAAGCACGCCGTGACCGGGCGGAACGGCGGCTGATCACGCCCCCGAACATCCTGACAAGCCGTTCTCGGCAGGTTTCAGGCAGCGAGGCAGGCCTCGATCAGCGGGAAGCGGTGAAAAATCGAGGTGCCCTACAGATACCGGACAGCCTGTCCATATCCGGGGATATCCCCCGGCAGTCACGCCATAGGGATATTCTGCATCACCTGTCCGTGAAGGGGCGGAGGCGCGGGGTCGTAAGAGTTTTCTGTGCTCGTGGTCGCGGCCAGAGAAAACGTCCGACCAGACGAGATTGCTGGGGTTTCATCATACAAGATTTTCCGCCATAATGGAAAAGTGATGATGGTCGCAAGGTCGCGAGGCAATGACGTTTAATCCTTCCTTATCGAGTGCGCTCGGAAGCAAGCTTTCACAACTTCGTCGCAAACGGGGTCTGACCCTTGATGGCCTGGCCGAGCTCAGTCTGGTCAGCCGCGCAGCAATTTCAGCGCTCGAACAGGGTAATGGTAACCCACGTGTGCAAACCCTCTGGAATCTCGCTGATGCACTGGGGGTTAATTTCAGCACGTTGCTTGATGACTCCACCGACACAATTGTTTCCGATGAAGACGGAATCAGAGTTCGTCTGCTCGAACGGCAAACCTCCCCCAAGATGGTGGAAGTCTTCCTGATGGAGCTTCCTCCAGGTGGGGCTCGTTATGCGAAAGCTCATCCCAGGGATGTTCGCGAGCACATCGTCGTGCTGGCAGGAGAAATGCGGGCAGGTCCCAGCGAAGCTCCCAGC
This Paracoccus pantotrophus DNA region includes the following protein-coding sequences:
- a CDS encoding IS110 family RNA-guided transposase, producing the protein MIARDTSHLIRDLAREIHEELARLDRRIASCSRRIRAVFRTDKACQRIGQVEGIGPVTATALVAAVGDRSCFRNGRQFAAWLGLVPKQRSSGGKSRLFGISKRGDRYLRTLMIHGARAVLGKAHGKTDPRSQWIDRMREPRHPNIVAVALANKNARVVWSLLAGDEDYRPAQVAAAG
- the hypC gene encoding HypC/HybG/HupF family hydrogenase formation chaperone, with product MCLGIPGRIIAMTDPARMMAMAEVSGVRREVNIACVAEGPPEGLIGRWVLIHVGFAMSLIDEDEAARTLAALQELGEAQEALEQMAEADREMAR
- the hypE gene encoding hydrogenase expression/formation protein HypE, with protein sequence MNAIAFGVLRDSHVTLSHGGGGKAMADLIETVFFPAFGPGSGEDQARLTADALCEPGARLALTTDSFVVTPLEFPGGDIGKLAVCGAVNDLAVGGARPLWLSAAFIIEEGCEIALLQRVVASMAREAALAGVRIVTGDTKVVGRGSADGLFVTTSGVGVIPAGRDLAAARIRPGDVVLVNGVLGDHGAAILAARGDLALSTDLVSDCQGLGHLMEAVLAVAPGTRAARDATRGGLAAALNEMALAAGCGIEIREEALPLRPEVRGVCEILGLDPLYLANEGTLVLFVPEAEAEAALTAMRSRPEGQGAAIIGRAVAASEGGAHTARVQMVTSFGGCRIVDRLVGEQLPRIC
- the hypD gene encoding hydrogenase formation protein HypD, whose amino-acid sequence is MKFASEFRDPKAARALLAAIARRAEQIGASREKPVHIMEICGGHTHSIFRYGLDKLVHEGVEFIHGPGCPVCVLPRARIDESIQIARRPGVIFTTFGDAMRVPGRSQSLLQARAAGADIRMVYSPLDALALARKYPERDVVFFGLGFETTTPSTALAIQQAAREGLGNFSVFCNHITVPEPIHALLKDPHMVLDGFIGPGHVSMVIGVHPYDFIARDFQKPLVVAGFEPTDLLQSVLMVLDQIAEGRAEVENQYARVVPEEGNPVSLAAIADVYERRPSFEWRGLGEIDASGLRIRPKYAAFDAEEKFGIGYAVARNPAPEPEGCACGAVMTGRLKPTACPHFGKGCTPDMPLGALMVSSEGACAAYWQYGGARVAAE